A window of the Zootoca vivipara chromosome 14, rZooViv1.1, whole genome shotgun sequence genome harbors these coding sequences:
- the LOC132593179 gene encoding uncharacterized protein K02A2.6-like, whose translation MESPRVLEPFQPSEPHTWEDYVERFEFFAVAQGITDASKRRATFLSYCGPETFKLAKALLAPAKLSETSLQDILACLTSHLAPTETKMARRMEFHKRQQRAGESVSTFLAELRKLAQHCGFQNLEETLLDRFIGGLSSKKARRRIVAKEEVTLASALKEATATENYEREELDASRKATKPQIEVAHAMDELEATPSQSPVRGVESVRQACTVHRDRRGSCPGCGGNHERKSCRFRDAICRTCGKTGHIARVCRSAASGATGAPRLEHRRPPTATRFLKDCHYVTEINGRAVQFPAQGKAHVKVKIEGQQCDMEVDSGSAFTIVSDQTAKTFFPRGKLPPLEPFPATLQSYSAGRIHVMGMCAVRVQFRDKQAVLKLVIAKGSRPSLLGTDWFPALGLSISGLNSIQTCPEMSEVLCKEFAGLFNGKLGCYKGPPVDFELDPGVAPIRLKPRRVPFALQPKIEAELDKLVKQGVLAPVDSAKWETPIVTPLKANGEVRICADYKCTINKALRGNSYPIPVVSHLLAKLAGGKVFAKIDLAQAYQQLPVTPQSAEAQTIVTHKGAFRVNRLQFGVCVAPGIFQGLMERLLRGLPGVLPFFDDVLIAGKDPQELVARVRAVLLKFKEVGLQLKKEKCSFGVPTVDFLGFKIDASGIHPTDAKIKAIIEAPRPQNKTELQSFLGLINFYHSFLPQKASVAEPLHRLLQKKNVWRWGREQQKAFDSLRGMLSSRSVLAHYDESKPLVLACDASQYGLGAVLSHREPDGSEKPISFYSRTLSPTERNYAQIDKEALAIVSGIKRFYDYLYGRQFSIETDHKPLLGLFNPNKQTPQILSPRMLRWSIFLNGFQYTLTHVPGKQLCHADALSRLPLPGGSNEDPAPAEHIMMLETLPGAPVTATDIAEKTRKDAVLSRVLTWVGRGWPGGPHEEKFRPYVTRQHELSMHKGCLLWGDRVIIPAPLRNRVLETLHMGHPGMVRMKSLARCYVWWPGMDQNIEQWVRTCKACQEVRPEVARAPVHWWEQSRTPWSRLHIDFAGPFQGKVFLVIVDAYSKWLEVAMVPSMASAAVIKVLRQLFATHGLPETIVSDNGAAFVSQEFRAFLADNFIRGVTSAPFHPSSNGQAERMVRTAKESIARLMEGNWSARIARMLFLQHATPCTATGKSPAELLLGRRLVTVLDYVHPDKMPNRNSRATPQAETDTTRYLAPEDLVWVRNYSRGPRWVAGVITRASGPVSYYVTLENGQVWKRHIDQLRRRALSREESDNSSLANDAQLRDQSENGPEVQSPGASANEPGSASPHDDEVQVGDPEMSGTPSVPDETPIAAPPPQVTPNPEPATPVVRRSGRSCRTPQYLRDYVCCAH comes from the coding sequence atggagagtccaagggtattggagcccttccagccatcagagccccacacctgggaagactacgtcgaacgcttcgagttcttcgcagtggctcaagggatcaccgatgccagcaaaagaagggccacattcctgagctactgtgggcccgagaccttcaagctagccaaggcattacttgctccagctaagctgagtgagacatctctccaagatattcttgcctgcctaacaagccacttggcgcctactgagaccaagatggcccggcggatggagttccataagaggcagcagcgtgctggggagtctgtatccacatttctggctgaactccggaagctcgctcagcactgcggcttccaaaatctggaagagactctcctggatcggtttattgggggtctgagcagcaagaaagccagaagacgcatcgtggctaaagaagaggttacccttgcttcagccttgaaggaggccaccgccacggagaattatgaaagagaggagcttgatgccagtcgcaaggccactaagccacagatagaagttgcgcatgccatggacgagctagaggctactccaagccagagcccagtccgtggggttgagtcggtgcgtcaggcctgcacagtgcacagagatcgccgaggcagttgcccaggttgtggcggaaaccatgaaaggaagagttgtcgtttcagggatgctatctgccggacgtgcggaaagacgggtcacatcgccagggtctgtagatcggcggcgtcgggagcgacaggagcacctagactggagcatcgcagaccgcccacagcaactcgttttctaaaggactgccactacgtaacggagatcaatgggagggccgtgcagtttccagcgcaaggcaaggcacacgtcaaggtgaagattgagggtcagcagtgcgacatggaggtggactccggatctgcattcaccatcgtgtcagaccagaccgcgaagacattcttccccaggggtaagttgccccctctggagccctttccggcaaccttgcagtcgtactcagcaggccgcatccatgttatgggaatgtgtgccgtgagagtacagttccgggacaaacaggctgtactcaaactggtgattgcgaagggcagtcgccccagtctcctgggcactgactggttccctgccctgggactgagtatctcagggcttaattcaatccaaacctgccctgagatgagcgaggtattatgcaaggaatttgctggtctctttaatggaaaactgggttgttataaagggcccccagttgacttcgagttggaccccggggtggctccaatccgactcaaaccaaggcgagtgccatttgcactgcaacccaagatcgaggcagagctggataaattggtcaagcagggagttctcgcacccgtggactctgctaagtgggagactccaatcgtcacgccccttaaagcaaatggggaagtcaggatatgtgcagattacaaatgtactatcaataaggcactcaggggaaactcataccccattccagttgtatcacatctgttggctaaactggctgggggcaaggtgttcgccaaaattgacctggcacaagcttaccaacagctgccagtaaccccacaatcagcggaagcacagactattgtcacacataaaggggcgttcagagttaacagattacagttcggagtttgtgtggccccagggatttttcaagggctcatggaacgcctgttaagaggtctgccgggggtcttgccattttttgatgacgttttgattgctggaaaagacccacaggaactggttgcgcgtgtccgtgcagtgttgctcaagttcaaggaggtggggttgcaactgaaaaaggaaaaatgcagttttggggtgccaacggtggatttcttggggtttaaaattgatgcatcaggcatccaccccacagatgctaagattaaggccatcatcgaggcaccacgaccacagaacaagacggagttgcagtcattcctgggacttattaacttttatcattcgttcttaccccagaaagcttcggtagctgaaccattacatagactattgcagaaaaagaatgtgtggcgatgggggcgggagcagcagaaggcttttgactccttgcgaggaatgctgagtagcaggagcgtccttgctcattatgatgagtcaaagccgctggtcctggcatgtgatgcctctcaatacggtctgggggctgtgctgagtcatagggaaccggatgggtcggaaaagcccatctctttctattcccgtacgttgtcgcccacggagcgcaactatgctcaaattgataaagaggcactggctattgtgtctggaatcaaaaggttctatgattatttgtacggtcgccaattctccattgaaacggaccacaaaccactgttagggttgttcaacccaaacaaacaaacgccacaaattctctcccccagaatgttgcgttggtcaatattcctgaatgggttccagtacaccttgacccatgtgccggggaaacaattgtgccatgctgatgcgctgagtcgcttgccccttcctggcgggagcaatgaggatcctgctccggcggagcacattatgatgctagaaacacttccgggggctcctgtaacagctacggatatagctgagaaaacgaggaaagatgctgttctctcccgtgtgctcacttgggtggggagggggtggccaggtggtccgcatgaagaaaaattcaggccttatgtgacaaggcagcacgaattgtccatgcataagggttgtctcctatggggagatagggtgatcatcccagcaccactgagaaacagggttcttgagacgcttcacatgggacacccgggaatggtcaggatgaagtcgctagcccgatgttatgtgtggtggcctggaatggaccagaacatagaacaatgggtacgaacatgcaaggcatgccaagaggtgcggccagaagtggccagagcaccagtccactggtgggagcagtccaggactccctggagccggctgcacatagattttgcggggccattccaagggaaggtctttttggttatcgttgatgcatattccaaatggttagaagtggcgatggtccctagcatggcatcagctgccgtaatcaaggtgttgaggcagctgtttgctacccacgggttacctgagaccattgtatcagataatggggcagcttttgtatcccaagaattcagggcattcttggctgataacttcataagaggggtcacatccgcgccctttcacccatcctccaatgggcaggctgagcgcatggtaagaacagccaaagaatccattgcgcgcttaatggagggtaactggtcggctcgcattgcgcgaatgttatttttgcagcatgcgacgccgtgtactgcgacgggcaagtcgccagccgagctgctcttaggtagaagactggtaacggtgctggattatgtccacccagataaaatgccaaaccgtaattcaagagcaaccccccaggctgagactgacacaacaaggtatctcgcccctgaagatctggtctgggtgaggaactattcacgaggtccgcggtgggtggctggtgtgatcacccgggctagtggacctgtgtcctattatgtgaccttggaaaatgggcaagtttggaagagacatatagatcagctgaggcgccgggcgctcagcagggaggagtcagataattcatccctggctaatgacgcacagctgcgagaccagagtgaaaatggtccagaggtgcagtcaccaggggcttcagcaaatgaaccagggtctgctagtcctcatgatgacgaggtacaggtcggggaccctgagatgtctgggactccctctgttcctgatgaaacccctatagcagctcctccaccacaggtaacacccaatccagaacctgcaacacctgttgtcaggagatcaggtagaagttgtaggaccccacagtacctgagggattacgtctgctgtgctcactag